In Thermosphaera sp., the sequence TTCAACAGGTGAGGAGGCACTCTCTCCCCGTACTTCGCCTTATAAGCGGACACCACTAGCGCCCCGACTCCAGCGCTCATAGGTGTAGCTTGGCTTGTACCGCTGAACAGGTTGTAGGCTAGTGTACCCGAGAGCATCCTAACACCATACACGTTGTTCAACGCATCCCACGTCCTACCAACCGCCCATGCAAAGGCTCCCACAGCCACTATGTCGGGTTTAACGACGCCTAGCTCCGTCGGGCCTCTATTGCTCCATGTGATTACTTGCCTACTTGACCCAGACCAGTTGTATCCGTATAGCGGTCTATAAGTGAACTCCGTGGCAGCCCCCACGCCTATTGCCAGCGTTGAAGATGCTGGAGTGGAGACCGTTCCGTAGCCTGGTCCACCGTTTCCTACCGCGGCAAAGTGCATTGTGCCTGAAGTCATTATAGTGTAGTCGAAGATGATGCTGGACGGGTCCATGCCGGTGTTCCATCCCCAGAGGGCCCATCCGCTAGAGCCGTATGAGTTGCTGGTTATGTCGACCTGGTGTTCCCCAATGTATTCCCATTTCCACGTGTAACCTTCGAAGGCTATCCACGGGTTGGCGAGCATAGCGGGCCACAGGTATATTGAGCCGTCACCGTATGGCGTGATGATGTCGAATCCGCTGAAGAAGTATATAGCGACAGCAACAGTTCCATAGTAGAGGGCTGGGGCAGCCGCGATCTTTACCCTGGGTGCTTGCCCAGCAATGCTTCTGACTCCATAGCCGGTCTGGGCGTAGAAGTCCCTTCCAGCCGCGGTGTTGGCACAATATGTGCCGTGGCTGTTGTAATCGTATTGTATCACCACATAGTCTCCTTCAGGGTCGAGACCCGGCCATACGTATGCGACTGGTTCACCCCTCCACGTCTCAGGGGCTAGATTAGGTATTGAGATGCCAAGAAGCGGGTCAAGCGGTAGAACGTTCGCCCTTATCGCTCCAATCTTATCAAGAATTATTGCAAATGATGCGTCGTAAACGTACCCAGCGAGTGTTCCGATGGAGAAGTCTGTAATTCCGTCGCCGTCTAAGTCCCTCGCTATTACTTCATTTCCATATCTTATTGCCTCTTCGTCAGCAAATGAGAAATCAGCCGTCGTTCCAAGGGTGCCGGGGAATGTTACGCTACACGGGGATGGTGAAAGGGCTTGCCTGACCAGGTAGAGAGCCGTTGTCGTATCAGCATACAGTGTATCATACACGCCATCTCCGTTGCTGTCGACAACTATTACTGGAACGGTTAGCCAAAGAGTGGTTGAGGAGCCGGCAACCGAGAAGGACATGTATTGTAGCATTAAACCGAATTTAACTTGGCCATACCTCATAATGTTTCCTATGTACCACGTCGAGTCGGACGGGAATGGAACCCAGATGCTCGCGCTTCTACAACCTGACACTCTCGCCCATAGTTGATTTGTCCACTTGAACACGTAATACGGGGGTTGGAAAACGTAAAGTTCTGAAGCATTCACGTAGATGTATCCATCGCCCACATCTTGCGCTACAACAGGGGTCAGTACTAGACCCAGGCTACTTACGTCGAATACTAGCGGAAGACCATACTCATCCCTTGCAATAGCTTCTAACCCGAGCCCGGGCGACCCATAGTCCACGCCAGTGTCGATTATCGCTAGCTTAACGTCTTCTCCCATGATGTTATAGTTGGACCAAACATCGATCGCTCCAGTAATGTTTAACGTGTAGTGATAGTTCGAGAAGTCCATCGGCTCGGAGTCCCCGCCCTGTAGAGGCGCCTCATCTATATAGGTCTCCATCTGTTTCATTTCCTTATTTATTAAGGCGTCGATCCTGACGTCGGGTAGAATAGCCAACACTCCAGGAGTTCTTGATAGAGGTTCAACCTGGTCCCTAACAATGACTGCAAACACTATGTTGTAAATATGCGTTGGGAATGCTCCTATAATGCCTCTGGTCTTTCCTTTCAACACGGTGAGAGGAGTGTTCTTCTCCAACACTATGATGACGCGGCCCGTATCTATTCCACGATTAACTATGGTAAACTCCTCTCCAACCGGTGTGAAAGACAGTAAATCCGAATCCTCCGCGTATGCTCCAATAGACCAGAACGAATCCTCGAACAAGACTGGACTCACATATGTTTTTCCAAATCCCGACGACCTTGGGACGATTGTTGAAGATGCCGGCGTCATCGGAGTGATTAATCCAAGTAGGAATATTATAGATATTAATACAAGTATTCTTTTCATGAATTATCCCTCTATACACCCACCACATAATTCATAGTAAACCTTGTAGTATTTAAGCATTAACCAAGGGATCCCTGCTGAAAACTCGGTTTTTCCGGCTACAATAGTGGAAAACTTTTTAATCTCTCAACTTGATACCCAGGGATGGGTTCATGTTCGAGGTTCAGCTGGTAAACAGGAAGTATGCGCAACACATCCTCACACTACTCCGAAATAAGGATTCATCCCAAATAGAGTTTAGAAAGGGATTGGTTAAACTCGGCAGGATCTTGGGGATGGAGATAGCGGAGGATCTCGAATCAGAGGAGGCCATCGTTGAAACACCTCTTGGAGTCAAAGTGAAAGGCGTAAGAATAAAGGACATGGATAACACCATTATTGTTACGGTCCTAAGGGCTGCTTGGCCGCTGACAGAGGGGCTTATAAAGGTATTCTATAATGCGAGACAAGGGGTTATAGCTGCTAAGAGAGTTGAGGAAAAAGGTATGCAAAACTACGGGTTTGAAATAGATGTCTCCTATGTGAAAATGCCTTCGGTAACCTCCAACGACGTAGTAATAATAAGCGATGTAATGGTTGCTACGGGCTCGACCCTGGCTAGAATTCTCGAGGAGATATTAAAGAAAGGAAAGGCGAAGAAATATTATATTGCCTCGGTACTCACGACTCCTCTCGCTGTTGCAAGGTTGAGAGATAAGGCAGATGAACTCGGCATCGATTTGAAAATGTATGCCATATGGATGGATCCCGAGGTTAATCAGAAGGGCTATATCGTCCCAGGGCTCGGCGATGCTGGAGACAGGGCTTTCGGATCTTGAACCTTAGATTTCGAAAAGTCTTGAAAGATGGTGGTTGTCTAGCTTTTTATACCTCTCCAAGCTCCCGACATCGAACCAGTCCCCGTCATAAATGTAACCTAAAACTCTTCTACCGGATTTGATCAACCATGGGACGAAATCACCCATAAAATCGAAGTCTAATCCTAGAATCTTCTCCAAGTCCTCGCTGAACAATTCGCTCTTAAGTACTCCGATACCCACTGTAGCGTTAAGGTTTAACTCAGGCTTTTCCACCATATCCACGATCAAATTATCTTCGCCGAGGGTTGCCACGCCGACTGATACTTTGTACTTCCTTGTTACCACGAGAGTTAGGTCTCCTTGTTTTTCCAAGTGATATCTTAGCAAATCCTCCACATTTAAGGGAGCCAGTATATCGCCATACCAGACGATTACATCCCCTTTGAAAAGCCCCTCTCGATAGGCTTTCAGCATCGAGCCCCCTGTGTTCGTGTATCCCTCGGGATCGTCAATAGAGTATTCAATTCTCACATTGAAACGGGACCCGTCTCCAAAGTAGTTTCGAATGTATTTCCACCTATAATTTACTAGAAAAATGAACTTATTCACTCCAAACCTATTCAGCCATCGCAGAATGTATTCTAAAACCGGTTTCTCGTCAACACCTATTGGGATCATCGGCTTCGGCACAACCTCGGTGTAAGGATGAAACCTCGTCCCCACTCCGCCAGCAAGGATTACCGCCGTTGTATTATTATTCAAAATGCCCTCCCATTACTTAATGATTCTCCTTAAAATATTTAAAATCTAAACGTGTTTAACGGCTAGTTTGGCAAACCTTTTATGGTAAATCAAGAACAAGATAATTCCTCTCGCATAGACATCCACGAACATTGATATCCATGGACCTAAGACCCCGAGGGGTTTGGACAGGATTATCGATGGTATCACCCTGAATAGGTAAAGGGACAAGGAGTTAATTATGAATGGTATTTTCGTGTTTCCCGCACCTCTTATTCCACCGCTCACTACCATCGACAATCCAAGACCCGGTTCACTTAAACCAGCGATTAGCAAGTATGTTGACGCCAAGCCGGCTATCTCTTCATCCGGTGAGAAAGGGGACGAGAGGAATCTCCCAGTCAAGGCTAGGAGCAACCCTAATCCCCCCATTACCAGGACCCCAAGCCTTACTGTCTCAAGTCCAAGCCTCTTGGCTTCATCTATTCTCCCTTCCCCGATTTTCTGCCCTACGAGCGTGGAGGCCGTAAGCGAGAAAGCAAACCCGGGCATGTACACCAGACTCTCGATTCTTAAACCAATATTGTGGGCAGCCATCACCCTGGGACCCATCCTGGAGATCACTCCAGCGTAGACGTTGTTGCCTAGTGCAAAGACAAACCTCTCCAGCATGGCAGGATATCCAAGCTTCATCGCCTTAAAGAGCACGCTATTATCTCTTCCGAGTGAGGGAGAGAGGCCTAGGACGCTGAGGTAGTAGAGTTGAAATGGTATGGTAAAAGTGCCCGAGACGACGGTCGCGACGGCTGCCCCAGCGACACCCATTCTGGGGAGTCCGAGGTAGCCGTAGATCAACAACGGGTCTAGGATCATGTTTCCAACAAGACCGATCGTGTTGACCAGCAAGGTTATCTTGGTCCTGGCTGTAGCAATTATCGATGTATCGAAACACATCGAAAGATAGAATAGTGGGAGTCCGAGAACCCTTACGGATAGGTACGTTAGTGCGTGATCATATGCTTCACCCGTTAGACCCGATTGAACCGCGAGTATAGTTGGCGAGAATGTATAAAGTACTCCCGTGATGACTAGAATTATTAGTCCGCCCTTGAAGCAGATCTCCCCTATAATGCTTCTAGCTTTGTTTTTCAACCCTGCTCCAATAGATTGTGATACGAGTATCATTATGGGGGTTTGAAACAGAGCTAGCAAGACATTGTAGAGCCAGAGGATGTAGCTCGAAGCCCCAACGCCCGCTAGAGCACTATCCCCGAGTCCGCTGATAAAGTAGGTATCGATTAGAGAGTAAAGGCTTGAAACCATTTCCACGAATACTAGGGGAATGCTGGTTGCCAAGGCTCTCTGCAGATGGTTCTCGGTCTTTTTAAACTCCATCGATTGGTCCACCTTCGCCTGCATCCCCGCCTCACATAGATATCTACGGCGCGGCTTAAAAGAAGGGAGAGCTTCCCCCAGCGCACGAGTATATAAGCTTTATTGAGATAAAAGATTTTGTTGAACATTGTTCAATGTTTGCACAGTTTTTAACAACTTCAGGTGGTCTTTATGAGTTACGGAATCAATACGCGCCTACTCCAGGCGAGGAAAGCCTTCGTTACATCTGCCCTGTTAAGCCTCTTGGGAGCGTTTTTGGAAGGAGTTGCTTTGACCATTTTCCAGAGCATAATACTCGTAACCGACTTCTTCCACTGGACTCTCGACACAATTGTCGAGTTCATGATGCTTTTTTCAATATACTATGCGAGTAGAGTAGGCAAGAAATTCCCTTGGAGCATATTGATCATTGAATTCTCAACTAGTATTATCGTTATGTTCATTTTGCTCGCGTTTTACGGATGGGTTATGCTCGACTATGTTAACGGTTTAATTGCCACTTACGAGGCTACAACGAATTCAATACTGGTTTCATTGATAACAGCTGTTGGAGGCTCGATCACTTTCACAGCGTTCCTATTCCAGAGGAGAAATTATCGTAGATATGGCCTTGAGATTTTGAAAATTGATTCAACTCATGCATTAATGGATACTCTTTCATCATTTATTGCTACAGCAGGGGTTATTCTAACAGTAATTACTGGAAGCTACTCGCTCGAGATGCTCTTCACCATGATTCTCCTCGTCTTCATCCTGCACAGCGTCCTAGAGTTATTCAAGGATAGTTTTAAAGTACTAAGCGGAACAAACATTGACGTCGAGCTAACGAGTAGGCTCAGATCGGTACTGGAGAAGGAATTATTCGACGTTAAAATCAAAAGTATTGAGGCACGGAAAGTAGGCTCATTCTATATAGTCACGGTTGAGATATTCTTGGATCCTAAAATGCCGATATATAAAGCCTATGCCGTGAAGAGGAAAATAGACAAGATATCGAGGAGGGAGTCTGAGCTGGTTTATCATGTGGACGTCAGGATCTATCCTGATGAATCATTCAAGAAGAAAGCAAAGCGGCCTACTAAATAGCGCCTCCAAACTCCATTGGACCGAGGAGACCGCTTATTAGACCATTTATGACGATGGAACCTGCGTAGACGGCGCCTCCAGTAATCAGTAACATTACGCAGAGATAATAGTATATCGCGTATCTTGAGCCGGGGTTGACCGAGTAGACTGCGAGAGTGTTTGCAATAGTTATCATGAGAAGCATTAGATTCGTTAGAAGTGAGACATCTTGTGGTGACACATTGAAGAAGCTCAGAATACCCGAGTACTCGTATGGAATGCTTCCTGCGAAGCTCGCGATGATCTCTGTGAATAAGTTTATGAAGTTGCCTATGAAGATCAAGAGGATTATGACTATCAAGTGCATGAGGTATAGTGTTACTTCAAAAGTCTTGAATACTTGGACATAGTTTGCTCTCAGCCTGAAAAGCTCGTTGGCATGGTCTGAGATTAAGGCTCCAGCCTCACCTAAGTCTCCTCCAACCTCCACGGTGTCTACGAATATTCGTGTCCCCCTATTGACGAGCTCGCTGGACGACTCCTCGGCGAAGAATCCCCAAGCAATCCTAGGGTCTACTCTATTCAACAGCCTGGCATATACTCCCCTTAAGAGTGTCCTCAGCTTTCCAAGCTCCGCTATCAGTAGTGGTTTCAACGAGTCAATCATGTTTGGAAGAACAGCCATGTGCTCCCCATAGCTTCTGATAAACGCTGGAAAGAACATGTCGTACTCGGCTATTCTACCCTCGTGAATCTTTACCAATATCGCAGCGGGTAATAATGAAACACCGGTCAACAGGAGACTAAGCGCTACGTACTCCATGTTGAAAATATTCATGGAGATTACTAAGTAAACCGAGATTATCGCGAAAATTAACAGGCCAGTTAACCCTAGAGTAGAGATCATGATAACGATTTTATTCTTGTGCCGCGGCTTAGACTCGAAAATGGGTCTCCGCACGAAAACGTAGAGAAGCAGTGCCATGCTTATCAAGGCAAAACCCACGCCGATAACTCCCGTTGTTATCAACTCAGTTACATTGCCGAATATCATGCCGAGTAGCATTAGGTTTGCAAGCATGAAGGTTAAAGCCCCTAGTAGCGTAGTGTAAACACCTAGGACAACCTTTAAAGTATCAATCATTCTAGTGTAGGATGAAACGTACTCGGAGAAAAGCGTGTTGTATTCTATTCGCAAATATTCCTTTACGTCTCCTCCAGTAGCCACGATCGCTGACAACCTTTGAAGAAACATTTCGTCGACCTTAGAGGAAGCCTCGCGCGAGACGAGCTTTAGGGCTTCCGGGGCGCTGTACCCCCAGTTCCTGATCAGCCCTCGCAGCTTTTGAAACATGTCAGTGTATTTTTTCCTGTAGAACGAGGCTTCACCGATCCTTCCGAAGAGCGTAGTGAGGGGCGGATTCCCTGTCACCAAACACCTCATGTGGACGAGGATGAATATTAGGTCGTCTGAAACCGGCACGATCCCTATTCTCTTAAGGATGTTGAAATAATACAAAAGGAGGAAGGATCCCAGGATGACGAAACCCCCTAGGACAACGTTGACGAAGTATGGGATGGCGATTACTATGTAGTATACTATTATAGAATCCGCTATAGCCACGCCTAGCGTTGCCCATTTGTTTACAATAGCCCTGTGTACGAGTCCCTTGAAGAATTCGACTGCTCTCTCCTTCAATGTAGTAGTGGTCGGCGATTTTTCGCTCAACCTACATCAATTCCCCCTTCATTAATCTCTTATATGCTTCCTCGAGGCCTAGCTCGTATGCTTTAACGATCGCTTTGTAAACATCATTGTAGTCAAGAATATTCTTCTCAGCGAGGAGCCTGAGGTATCGCGCTCTTAATTCAAGCTCATCGTATATTAATCTAATATCGCGTCTGGGTATTCCTCTCATGACAGCTATTTTCTCCTCCAATAGGTAACTAGCTCCCCGTCCCGAAAACCTGTGGACATCGCTCACGGGATCCCACGTGAACACCGGAATGGCTGCTATTGAGTCGGAACGGGGGTCGTAGCCTATGATTTCGTTGATCGTGATCATTCTACGGACGAGCATACCTCTTTTATCGTAAACCGATGACTGGAACCATGCTATGTTGAGGGTATCCAGGTTGGTTTTCGGCACGCTTATAGGCGGATTGGTCAGCCTCTGTAAGAGTCTTTCGAGATTAGCTGCGTGGAAGGTCGACAACACAGGGTGGCCGGTCTGCATTGCTTGGAAGGCTATGTTGCCCTCCGCGCCTCTGATCTCTCCAACTATTATGTAGTTCGGACGCTGGCGTAGCGCAGCCCTTAAAAGGTCGAACATCGTCACGCTACTCTCTTGTTTGCCGGTATCTCTTGTCAGCTCTCTCACCCAGTTCTTGTGTGGTAGGACGACCTCAGAGGTGTCTTCAATGGAGACTATCTTGTAATTGGGGCGTATGAAAACCGCCAGCGCGTTCAACGCCGTCGTCTTACCGCTTGCGGTCTCTCCACAAATGAAGGCGCTCATCCCCTCTGCCAGCATCATCCACATGTACGCGGCGGCATATTCGTTGAAGGTGTTCCACTTGATCAACTGTGTCACGCTGATGGGAGTCTTAGCGACCTTACGTATTGTAAAATTACTTCCAAACAGGCTCACGTCACTACCGTAGACTATGTTTATTCTGCTTCCATCGGGGAGCGTGGCATCCACTACTGGTCTTGCCCTAGATATTGGTTTGCCGATCTTCTCCCCAAGCCTTATGATAAACTCGTCAAGCTCGTCTTCGCTGTGAAAACCGATATTTGTTTCCAGCGACCCGAATATCTTGTGGACTACATAAATGTTTCCAACGCCTTTTGAGCTAATGTCTTCGAGATAAGGGTCTCTGAGAAAGGGCTCTATAATGCCGACCCCTATCTTGTCACGTATTAAATGATATTTAATGTAATCAACGTCTCCCGCATACACTGGGACTCTCAGCAGACCAGGCTTTATCGACGCGTAGTTCACCGGCTTCTCCTTAACGTCGAAAATATCCTCCAACAGCTCGAGCAGTATTTTTCTCCTCTCCTCAGCCGACTCAAGGGCGTGTTCAGGCTTTATTTTTACCGCGAGGGCCTCCTCGAGCGCTTTCAGCACGTTGGTTGGAGGCCTGGGGGGTTCGATAGAAATGTATTGATTGTATCCTGATGCAGTCTTAATGAGGTTGGTCACGTGTATGAAGACTCCGCCGCCAACCGGGTATATAACGTTGATTTTCGACCACATCTTCATGTCTCCCGTGAGCCTCTCCACGAATAGGGGAGTCTCACCGTGTTGCCTCCCGAAGGACTCCATGTAGGTTGTCAGGTACGGAGGCTTTCCGCCGAAATCGGGCTCTTTAACCTCTCTCTCCTTCTTACTCCTGAAAAGTCTTATGCTCAAGAGCTTTGACATTGAATCACCTTATACTTTTGCTAACGCCATGGGGACGAGCTTGATGCCAAAGGCCGGATCGACATCAAATGTTATAGTATTCTCGAAGGTTGTAGGCACCCCCTTCAGTTTTATAATGTTCATAACTTTAAGAGCCCTGCCTCCCATTTCAACGTTTTTAAGCTCGATGTATCCATCGGCTATAGCTTTAAGCCCGGCGTGCAATGATTCGCTCAACCCCTCAGGATGTATTGTGAGAATTACAAGCTTACCCTTATCGACGATTTTCTTGCCGACAGTGAGAAAGTTTGCAACATCCTCTCTCCTCGAGCCTTTAACAAGGATGCTGAATGAGTCAATCACGTAGACGTCATATCTCTCGACGGTTGAAACCATGTGGCGTAGAGTGAGGGAGAGCAGGTCCCTGCTGGTAGAGCTAACCCACTTAACCCTTGGTATTTGGGTGGAGTAAACGTTCAACCGGCCTTTAAGGTACTCGTCCAGCACGTTGAACCCTACATTGATCATGCTTCTTACGTACCCAACCGTGGTGGTTTCGGTTGTTACAACCGTAACTCTTAACTCGCTTTTCAGCGCACCGTAAATGAATTGTTGGGCTAAAACGGATTTCCCAGTCCCGTGTAGTCCCTCTATAACGATCAAAGCAGGGAAGGGGATGCCGCCAGCAATCTTAGTGTCTAGCTCATCGTTACCTGTGGATATCATTTTAACTCTCAACATTAATCAACACCCACTTGGTAGCTGAAGCTCCGAGGTCGGTCGTGAACACTATTCTGACAGGTTTGGAAACGTCGATATCGCTCACAGTGATCGATACTCTTATTAAACCAGCTTCTCCCTGACCAATGGAGGGGTGTTCGGCGAATTCAACGCTGTAATCCTCGACGAGGTATACCCTCTCCACTAACCATTCAACCGGGTAGTTTAGTCTGAGCGATCTAAATACGCCGGACGCCGAGTAATACTCAATTATTAAGTCACAAGTGTTAAACCTGTATACGGGTTGTGAGCCATCGTTATATACGAGGATTTCGCCTCTAAGCATCCCCCCATCGTATTCTAAGCTCGCCCAACTTATTAGTACCCGGTTCAACCTTTTTCGATAACTCTCATAAGCCTCTCTCAACGTGTTAACCGTGAATGAAAGAGAAGTTGTGATCACCCCAGTGATTGACAAGGTAATCATAAGTAAAAGGATAGTTGCTGTGAAGCCTGGAATAATGACCTCCGAAGGCATTTCAAACCCTCATCCCACAGTGTAAACTGTAGAGTATCCGTTTGAAAGAACCATTTTCACCTCTAAAGGTAGTTTATACGCGGTCTCGATCTTTATTTTGAAGAGAACGGTCTCTCCCTTTTCAAAGACTCCTTGCTGTGACCCGTACTCCGTGATCTCCACGGACTCTGGGGATGTCTGTCTTGTTGAATAGTATAACGTCTTTCCGTCTGAATCGGTAATTATAAAATCGATATTTCCAAGGTCGCTGTATGAAACGTCTCCAGTGTTCTTCGCGTAGAGGTATATTATTCCTGTCTCCTTATCGATTGATGCGTGAACTATCGTGATGCTGAGCCTGTACGAGTCCGACTTGCTCTTCATACTAATAGATATTACATTTAAAACACTATTGAGCTGACCTATAACTGCCGCCGCGAAGAGAGACGCCATGAGTATGGCGACTATCGTCAGTATCGCATGTGTTATAGTTGTTGACTCTCCCATTTATCGCTACCACCCTGTGATACCTCCCCCTCACTGCTTCTCCGGGATCTTCTCTCGCTCTTATCATTCTTCTCCGACTCCGCCGCAGGCTTGGCCCTAGTCCTCAGGACAGAGGCAGCGTTCAGCACCGTCTTCATGACCTCGTTCTCAATGGATTCCTCCCTTATTCCCAGATTCTTTAACAGCAGGTACATTAAGAGCGTGTTTTCCTCGGGCGTGATGTTCTCCTGGAGGGATTGTTCGACTATGTTGATTGTGGTTCTCAGAATGCCGGCCTCCTCCTTAGACACGATTCTCAACTGCTCCATTAAATCCAAGATCCTCTCTACGCTTGACTTAGGGTAGAGTCTTCTAATCTCATAGATCATCTTCATAAGGGAGATGGTCTGCTTCAAACTCATTCCTGTCAGAGCCTCCCGCTCCTCCCTCACGACCCTGCCAGCTTCGCTCAAAATATCCACGAGATCCTCAAGCCCCTTGCCCTGGGCCTTCTCGGTTTCAACCTCCTGCCCCCTCCTCCCCTCTTTACCCACGCTGCCCGCCGGCGAGCCCTCAGCCGATATCGCTGGTTGCCTAGCAACCTGTGGGGGTTGCTCAGCCTCCTCCTTCGGCTTATAGTAGCTGTAGGGTCCGGTTAAATCCGCTAGCGCAGCCTTTATCTCGGCTACAGCGTTCTTCAGCTCTGATACAGTGGATTTCAACTCCTTCAACTCCCTGCCAATATCCAGCTCCTGGGACACTATCTCCTCACCCCTCTCCCCTCCTCCACGGGTCTCAACCTCCTCCACGTACGCACTCTTAATGAAGTATGAGAGTATCGGTCTAGTGAAAAGCCTGCAGAACCAGCAGTTGCAGGGCCAGACCGCGTCCAGGTACATTCCAGCGTCAAGCACATACCTCCAGCCCCCTCTCCCTGAAGTAAGAAGGGCTCCGCAAGATCAAGGCAGAATCCACCACGACGTGGAGTATAAAGGATGCAAAGGGTAACAGTGCAAATCCCAGCGCCACGGACACTCCCAATCCGAGAGGGTTGGGTAGCATCGTTAAAATCTTTTCCACCGTGAGCGTGAAGCCAGCGAGTAAACCAGCAAGTATGCAGGTAGATGAAGCCAAAACCACTTTCAAACCCCTCCTCAAAACTCCTTCCTTAAAACACCCCATGCAAACCCCCTCGAAACAACGCGGTAAGTGGAGTGAAGGGAAAAAAAGAGTTGAGCAATTAGATCACCCAAGGTTTACGAAGCTGCCTGCAGACAGAGTGGGAGGCACCGTCCTCTCGATGACTAGCGGAGCTCCCTGCAAAGGCCTTATTTCGACGGTGAACTTGTCGTACTGTCTAAGACTCAATCCGGATATGACGAGCAGGAACTTCTCACCAGGCTCCAGCACAGTGTCGTTGTCTCCCTGGATAATGTAGATGTTCGCAACGACAGATTGGCTAGAATCGACTCCTAACGTAGTAAGATTTACTGGAGACCCGGTTGGATTTTCTGGGCTACTTCCGGAGTTGATCTTTACATAGGCTCCATCAGGTAGATTTATCATGACGTCGATTTTCGAGGGGTGGAAGTCTACTGCTAATTGC encodes:
- a CDS encoding S8 family serine peptidase, giving the protein MKRILVLISIIFLLGLITPMTPASSTIVPRSSGFGKTYVSPVLFEDSFWSIGAYAEDSDLLSFTPVGEEFTIVNRGIDTGRVIIVLEKNTPLTVLKGKTRGIIGAFPTHIYNIVFAVIVRDQVEPLSRTPGVLAILPDVRIDALINKEMKQMETYIDEAPLQGGDSEPMDFSNYHYTLNITGAIDVWSNYNIMGEDVKLAIIDTGVDYGSPGLGLEAIARDEYGLPLVFDVSSLGLVLTPVVAQDVGDGYIYVNASELYVFQPPYYVFKWTNQLWARVSGCRSASIWVPFPSDSTWYIGNIMRYGQVKFGLMLQYMSFSVAGSSTTLWLTVPVIVVDSNGDGVYDTLYADTTTALYLVRQALSPSPCSVTFPGTLGTTADFSFADEEAIRYGNEVIARDLDGDGITDFSIGTLAGYVYDASFAIILDKIGAIRANVLPLDPLLGISIPNLAPETWRGEPVAYVWPGLDPEGDYVVIQYDYNSHGTYCANTAAGRDFYAQTGYGVRSIAGQAPRVKIAAAPALYYGTVAVAIYFFSGFDIITPYGDGSIYLWPAMLANPWIAFEGYTWKWEYIGEHQVDITSNSYGSSGWALWGWNTGMDPSSIIFDYTIMTSGTMHFAAVGNGGPGYGTVSTPASSTLAIGVGAATEFTYRPLYGYNWSGSSRQVITWSNRGPTELGVVKPDIVAVGAFAWAVGRTWDALNNVYGVRMLSGTLAYNLFSGTSQATPMSAGVGALVVSAYKAKYGERVPPHLLKTVLMNTATDMGFDELSQGAGFVNAFRAVKSVLEGNTPLVYSTSIFNDMLSEISSSYPTIAYDSLPVKTWFEPKIFIPSIRAGARASRPLTVEGPGSYEAYSIVLKQVSSLGLCDISLANLNPTVISNCTGESLVLNVSAATSYGHLILDLDTLRSYDYFEIEVVFPFQFFESGGRGGAFNVMIPTTVVELAYWIDFSKDGVFAWSETARMMYDIRRANAVRIQYGDLEGSIAEIERLAKAYRDVDPQEYPRYLIVRLGVSGATFRGDLPVKARVVGYNYTRWDAVSLNPSRFTLTTGSRTITVQVKAPSTPGFYSGYIVVEEKTRGLRYLVPISFFVPIEIRSTRAVSITPFEESTPMKNTYLRGAFDYTWRYESGDWRVFKIIVPPTFKNLWALGIRVSWPTYDNPRYASNLDVHLYGPYTYYMVDNETFAVYEFTAPGLQLAAELSLDPTRSSSYNPSRFWDSVAPGESFIISPMSGPGSYRLVVRNIQFSGVSYIEPFTIQLLPVSLSSVKIHNPATGKIHYTVIITGPLDLQPELIDYYGEVLFKPITEENMYYVSDPSIVSLDINVGYPSVTPNRFRFTTTISYTSETPPGSYIIPLSALMKYPVTTVGWLNVTTPTVYFEWYEIPIYLRLDI
- the upp gene encoding uracil phosphoribosyltransferase, with amino-acid sequence MFEVQLVNRKYAQHILTLLRNKDSSQIEFRKGLVKLGRILGMEIAEDLESEEAIVETPLGVKVKGVRIKDMDNTIIVTVLRAAWPLTEGLIKVFYNARQGVIAAKRVEEKGMQNYGFEIDVSYVKMPSVTSNDVVIISDVMVATGSTLARILEEILKKGKAKKYYIASVLTTPLAVARLRDKADELGIDLKMYAIWMDPEVNQKGYIVPGLGDAGDRAFGS
- a CDS encoding nucleotidyltransferase family protein, encoding MNNNTTAVILAGGVGTRFHPYTEVVPKPMIPIGVDEKPVLEYILRWLNRFGVNKFIFLVNYRWKYIRNYFGDGSRFNVRIEYSIDDPEGYTNTGGSMLKAYREGLFKGDVIVWYGDILAPLNVEDLLRYHLEKQGDLTLVVTRKYKVSVGVATLGEDNLIVDMVEKPELNLNATVGIGVLKSELFSEDLEKILGLDFDFMGDFVPWLIKSGRRVLGYIYDGDWFDVGSLERYKKLDNHHLSRLFEI
- a CDS encoding MATE family efflux transporter, with the protein product MQAKVDQSMEFKKTENHLQRALATSIPLVFVEMVSSLYSLIDTYFISGLGDSALAGVGASSYILWLYNVLLALFQTPIMILVSQSIGAGLKNKARSIIGEICFKGGLIILVITGVLYTFSPTILAVQSGLTGEAYDHALTYLSVRVLGLPLFYLSMCFDTSIIATARTKITLLVNTIGLVGNMILDPLLIYGYLGLPRMGVAGAAVATVVSGTFTIPFQLYYLSVLGLSPSLGRDNSVLFKAMKLGYPAMLERFVFALGNNVYAGVISRMGPRVMAAHNIGLRIESLVYMPGFAFSLTASTLVGQKIGEGRIDEAKRLGLETVRLGVLVMGGLGLLLALTGRFLSSPFSPDEEIAGLASTYLLIAGLSEPGLGLSMVVSGGIRGAGNTKIPFIINSLSLYLFRVIPSIILSKPLGVLGPWISMFVDVYARGIILFLIYHKRFAKLAVKHV
- a CDS encoding cation transporter; this encodes MSYGINTRLLQARKAFVTSALLSLLGAFLEGVALTIFQSIILVTDFFHWTLDTIVEFMMLFSIYYASRVGKKFPWSILIIEFSTSIIVMFILLAFYGWVMLDYVNGLIATYEATTNSILVSLITAVGGSITFTAFLFQRRNYRRYGLEILKIDSTHALMDTLSSFIATAGVILTVITGSYSLEMLFTMILLVFILHSVLELFKDSFKVLSGTNIDVELTSRLRSVLEKELFDVKIKSIEARKVGSFYIVTVEIFLDPKMPIYKAYAVKRKIDKISRRESELVYHVDVRIYPDESFKKKAKRPTK